GTTCCAGTGGCCGTCTGTTTGTCGTCCAGCAGCGTCCCGCTGAACGCGCTGGGCAGGTACTTCGGCCGCTCGTACGCGAACCACATGTTCGGCAGACCAATCTGCAGATTGGCGGTGCGGGTGCCTCCTCCCGCGAGTGAGATCGTTCGGCTGCATTCCGCCTTGCCATCGGCACATGCCGCCACGCCCACCTTGCCGAGCGCCGTCCACATCAGGGAGACCGTCGTGGGCGGAAATACGATGCTCGAATCGCCCTGGAAAAAGTCCACGTAGTTGTAGCGTGTCAGCGCCACCGGCTGATCGAGTGTCAGCCCATACGTATACACCAGTCGTCCGAAGAAGGGGTTCGGATCCTGCGCGTTCAGGACGCGCGGATACTTCGGAAGAAACAGGTCGTTGTCCAGCACGCTATCCGGTTCGGCGCTCCGCGTGGGCACCTTGACGGGCACCTGCAATTCGATCAGCTCGCGCTCGTCTTCCCACACCGTGCGCCGCAGGGTGCTCATGTCGCAATTGAGTCGATCGCGGCCCACGTCGTTGGCGAGGAAACACTCCCGGTCCACGCGCACCGATACCCGGCGCCCGAGAGCGTCATAACGATAGGTCTCGAACACCCGTCGACGATCATCGTCCAGCGTCATCGAGCGCCAGCGGTAGTCCGCAGCAGCCAGGGTGCCATCGGCCGCATAGTACGAGAGACGCCGCTCACGAAACCGGCTGTCACTCGTACTGCCGTCGGTGCGCTGATACGCCTGGGTGTTGCCCGCCGCATCGTACGTGTAGGTGCGCGCCCCTCCCGTGCCCCCAGCCTGCCCGGTGATCCGCCCTACGTTCGCCTGATAGCTCGCGGAATAGGCGAACGACTGTGAGGCGCTGCTCACGCCGGGGTTGAGACTACCGCCGGTCCGCGAGCTGTTGAACGTGGTCGTCGAGTCGGTCAACATGTTGCCCAACGCATCGTAGGTCAGCTTCTCACGGCTGCCCACTCGCGCACTGCCGCCCTGGATCGCGCCCTGCTGGCTCATGCTGCTCGACGCCAGGTGTCCGAGACCCGTATACGTGAACTGTGCGGTGTCGCGGAAGCCGGCCGCATCGTAGCGCCACCGGCGGAATCCGCGTGCGTCGAATGCGGAGCGTGCCGAACGCACGGGGGATACGCCGATACGGCCGTTTGCCGTACTGGGATTGGTGATCACGTCGAGGCTGTCGTAGCCCGCCGCGCTGTACGTCCACTGCTCCTGATAACCACCCGGAAAGTCCAGCGTTGCCGGTTCACTCCGCACCGTGTACGAGTAGGTGTAGGCATTGCCCAGCGGATCGGAGATCGACAGCAGATCGTCGAGGTAGGGATGGTAGACCCGCAACAGACTGTCCTGTCCCGCGCTCGCCAACTGCGACGGCAGTTTCACCGACGTGCGTCGTCCGTTCAGGTCGTAGCGGAACGACAACAGGTAGTTGTGTTTGGTGGTGTCGATCGTTGCGGCGTTGGCGGCACGCAGGATCTGCCGCTCCGAGGCGAGCAGACCGTTCGGGAGATAGGTGCGCGTGACACGGGCGTCGCGATTGTTGGCCGTGAGAATCCGTCCCGCGCTGTCGTACGTGAATTGCTGGGTGTCGACCGGGATCAGATAGTCGGTGCCGCTGTTCGGCTTCCACGGAAATGCGAACGTATCGAATGCCGTGTCGGTCACCGCCGTGTAGCGCACCGCCGACAGCCGTCGCGTCAGCAGCTCGTTCGCCAGGCCGTACGTCATCGACACCGTATCGCTCTTGCGCGTGATCACCCGCTCGACGTTTCCCGCTGGGTCGTAGAACGTGCGCTCGACCTGGTTGTCCGGTGCGGTCTCCACGATGCGCCGTCCCGCGCTGTCGTACTGCCACTGGGTGGTGATGGCTCCGATGCTCGCGTCGGGCGACGACGACTGCCGTTGCAGCCACACCAGACGTCCCTCTCGGTCGTAACGACTCCGCGTCGTGAGGGTCTGTGTACCGGCGCCGAGTGGCGCGGTGACGGTGACGATGGAATCACGATCCATGCGATCGAACGTCGTCGACGTGCACTGCTGTGCCGGCGTGACCGCAATGCTGGTGTCGACACACACCTGGGCCGCACGTCCGATGGCGTCGCTCAGGGTGTGCGTGGCCGAATGGATCGTCGTGACCGCACCGATGCGCGACGCGGTACGGGTGTCGGACACGTTCCCGAGGGCATCGTATTGCAGGGAATCGAAATCGGTGCGTCCCGCCAGTGTATTCGGATGGACGACGGAGACCAGCAGCCCCGACGCCGAGGTCCCGGCCGCCCCGTAGTTGAACGAGGTGCGGGACACCGCGCCGCGATAGTCTTCGCGGGTCAGTACGTTGCCGCGGGTGTCGTACGTGAATTGCACCGACCCGCCCATCGGCACGAACATCGCCGTCACGCCGTCGGGCCACTGCGTGCTGCCGTAGGCGTACGAATAGACCACGGACACGCCTGGCGCGAAGGCATTGAGATCCCAGCGGGAGGTGGGATTGCCACGATCGTTGTAGGTGTACTGCTGCACGAATCCCGTGGGATCGGTGGCCTCGGTCACGAGCCCGGGGAAACGGGAGTCGTCACGCCGCAAGGTCGAGGTGCTCCCCCGGGGATCGCGGAGGCGATTCACCGCGCCATACCGGCTCACAGCGATGTTCCAGGTGTCCGCCACGGCACGCGGTCCATCGATCGTCGTGCGGGCATTCACCGTGTCGGGAGGCAGCGACACGCCACAGGTACCGCCGCCCAGCATTCCGCGCGTTTCGGCGGTACACACGGCCCACGTGATCGGATCGGTCGATCCGGCCCCGGCATGGACCGTGGTCCCCGCCAGCCGCGCCGCGCCGTCGAATGTGAAGGTCCGCGCCCGCGCATGTTTGTCGCTGCGCGAGGTCATGAGGTTCGTCACCGATCCGCCGTACGCGAAGGTGGTGACGAAGCCGTCGGGATCGGTGATGGACGTGAGGCGTCCACTGCTCACCGACGTGCCGACATTGCGTGTGCCGGATACGGTCGGTGCCGTGATCTGTGCGAGCTTCTGATTGCCGTCGTAGGTGAAGGCGTATGTCAGGGCCCCACGCGGCAAGGTGATACCCGAGAGGCGTCCGCTCGTGCGGGCGAAGTGGGTGGTATCGCCGAGCCGGTTGATCGTGGCGATATGCTCTCCCGTGATGTCGAACACGACACGTGCGCCCCCTTCGACTGCCCGCACGAACGTATTGCTGGCCAACGGACTCATGATGGAGTCGGGGCGCGTGATGGTGTCGGTGACCCAATGATTCAGCAGCTCCGCCTCGCCCACCACTTTCCGGCGATAGAGTCGCGTGCTGCCGTCACCACCCACCCACAACATCGGCCCATCGGGAAGGAGTACGAGGCGCTCGTAACCGGCCAGCCACCATCCGGCGCCGAACTCGGAGGCGCTGCGGTTGACGATGATCAACGTATCGACGGACTGGGTCTGCACCGTTGTCCCGTTCACCGTGGCCGAGAGCGCCAGAGTGTAGGGATAGACACCGGTGGGATAGCTGATGCCATCGAATGTCAACGCGATCCGGCGCGTGCTCCCACCGGGGAGCTGGGTGCCGGTGTAGTTCTGTGCCGCGACGGTGGTGGGTGTGCCGTTCACGACGAGTTGCAACGTGGCCGTCGCGGTCGACACCGTTCCACTGGGGAGGGTGACGTTCGCGCGCACGACGGGATAGGGATGCGCATGTTGCGCGTGATACACGAGCGTGGGCGTCCGCGCCGACCCCCGCACGCGGGTCGAGGGGAGTGCATGCGCCACACGCAGATCGCCGCATTCCGATGCCGTCGTGGCATCGAACGCGAATGTGAAACACTGATCGGTGGCGATCGATGTGCCGGGATTGACGGCGCGGGTGTTGACGGTGAGTGACTGGCGCGATCGTGGCGACGGCAGCGATCGCAATGGTGGAGCATGGTGCGCATCGGAAGCGGGTGCAGGCCGCTCCGGAGGGACCAGCGAGGAGAGCATCGAAGCAGCGGCTGCCGCGCCGACGCTCACGAGCACCGCGAGACGTGAGAACATGGGAAATGGGGATGATGGTGAACGATGAACGACCATCCCCCGAACAAAGCACGAAGAGTGCCATGTGAATCATTCATGCAACTCGTTGATGTACAGTCATTTGAGCGTTTCCACTCTCCCCGGTCGTTTTGCGGATTCGCGCGCATTCGCGCGAATTCGCATGACGGCCTCGGGCGTTTCGGCACGTCCTCGGCCTCTCTTGTGATTCGGTATTTATTCGGGTATCATGAGCACTCCAGTTCCGCGGATCCACTGCGCAATGCGGAGAGCACCATGTCCGTCAATTCGAACAATTCGAGGAGTACCGTCGGTTCCGTAAGCACGCTGCTGGGACGCAGTGAAATCATGGATCGCGTCCGCGATCTCATTGCGCGTGTCGCGGCGGCTCGTCTACCGGTGCTCATCGAAGGGGAGACCGGCACGGGGAAGGAACTCGTCGCGCAGGCGATCCACGTGGCGTCGGGGCGCCGCGGTCGTTTCATCCCGTTCAATGTGTGCGCGATTCCCGAGAGCATCTTCGAGAGCACCCTTTTTGGGCACGTCCGTGGTGCATACACCGGCGCACTCGATGATGCCGATGGTTTTCTCGTCGAGGCCGATCGTGGCACCGCGTTTTTCGATGAGATCGGCACACTCGCGGCGATCGCGCAGGGGAAACTGCTGCGCGCTCTGGAGACGGGAGCGTTTCGTCCGGTGGGTGCCCGGTTGGACCGGCGGAGCGATTTCCGTATCGTGGCGGCCGCCAACCTGCCGCTCATGCAAAGTGTCGAGGCCGGAACGTTCCGCGCCGACCTGGCGCATCGGTTGTCGGGGTGTGTGATCACACTGCCGCCACTTCGTGCGCGTCGTGAGGACATCGGTCTGCTCGTCGAACATTTTGGCGCGCAGGCGAGCGCCCGCACGATCCATTTCACGTCGGAGGCACTGGACGTACTGGCCTCGCTGCCGTGGCCCGGCAATGTCCGGGAGCTTCGACTTTTTGTCGAACGGGCCGCGCTGCTCGCCGACGGTCCCACCATCGGCACCCGGCAGGTCCAGACCATGCTCTCGGCTGCCACCTCACAGAGCGTATTCCCACCGGTATCTCCACCGGCGCGCGCGGTACACGAATCCGGACCACGAATGTTCGCCGCGTCCGACACACCGGGCCATACGGATGCCGATCGGGTGGAGTTGCTTCGTCTCCTCGACGACGCAGGCTGGAATACGAAGCGGCTTGCGATGCGGCTCGGCATTCATCGATCCACGCTCTATCGACGCATGACGCGGCTGGGCATCGCACCACGACGATCTCTCTGAGCGGGCGATCGGTTGGCGCGTCGTGTCGCCGTCGGCTAGCGCACCTGAATCACGCGTGATGCCAGCGCGGTCCGTTGTTTGGCATCCGTCGCCGAGATTTCGAGCACGTATTCACCCGGTGAGAGCTTCGAGAGATCGAAGTACATCGCCCGCGAGAGAATGGGCGTGCCGCGTCGCTGCGCCTGGCCGCCGGTGGCGTTGGGGGAGGCGGCCGGGTCCTGCCAGCCAACGGCCACACCATTGTAGGGCGCGGCCATGAGTTTGAGTGCCGCCACCGCGCGACGCAGGAAACCCGGGCGCTGCCGAGGAGTCACCGCGATGGTGAACTGCACACTGTCGCTCGCCGGCACGCCGTAGGTTTCCCAGAAGAGACCGATACGGTCCCGTGCGACACTCACACCCGGCAGCATGTGCGGCAGCATCGCGTCGACATCGCGTGGCAGGTCTGGGCCGTCGGCACGGAACAACACGGGATCGGACAGGGCGATGGAATCGCTGCCCAGGTCGTCGAGCGTGCCCGGCGCACGATAGCCGCGTCGTACACGACCCAGGACGCGATCGGGCGTATGGTCACTCGTACTGCTCTGCGTATTGCCCTGCATGGTGCCCTGCAACTCGAACGACAGCACGCCCGAGATCGGCGCGATCCGACCCGACAGCACCGCCGAGGCACCCTGGACGCCCGACGTGGTTGCGATGGTCGTGAAGACATCGGGCTCGGGACTCACGAGAAAGGTGAGTGTGTCATGTCGTGGCGATGCGGAGTCGGAACCC
The window above is part of the Gemmatimonas aurantiaca genome. Proteins encoded here:
- a CDS encoding sigma 54-interacting transcriptional regulator translates to MSVNSNNSRSTVGSVSTLLGRSEIMDRVRDLIARVAAARLPVLIEGETGTGKELVAQAIHVASGRRGRFIPFNVCAIPESIFESTLFGHVRGAYTGALDDADGFLVEADRGTAFFDEIGTLAAIAQGKLLRALETGAFRPVGARLDRRSDFRIVAAANLPLMQSVEAGTFRADLAHRLSGCVITLPPLRARREDIGLLVEHFGAQASARTIHFTSEALDVLASLPWPGNVRELRLFVERAALLADGPTIGTRQVQTMLSAATSQSVFPPVSPPARAVHESGPRMFAASDTPGHTDADRVELLRLLDDAGWNTKRLAMRLGIHRSTLYRRMTRLGIAPRRSL
- a CDS encoding RHS repeat-associated core domain-containing protein is translated as MFSRLAVLVSVGAAAAASMLSSLVPPERPAPASDAHHAPPLRSLPSPRSRQSLTVNTRAVNPGTSIATDQCFTFAFDATTASECGDLRVAHALPSTRVRGSARTPTLVYHAQHAHPYPVVRANVTLPSGTVSTATATLQLVVNGTPTTVAAQNYTGTQLPGGSTRRIALTFDGISYPTGVYPYTLALSATVNGTTVQTQSVDTLIIVNRSASEFGAGWWLAGYERLVLLPDGPMLWVGGDGSTRLYRRKVVGEAELLNHWVTDTITRPDSIMSPLASNTFVRAVEGGARVVFDITGEHIATINRLGDTTHFARTSGRLSGITLPRGALTYAFTYDGNQKLAQITAPTVSGTRNVGTSVSSGRLTSITDPDGFVTTFAYGGSVTNLMTSRSDKHARARTFTFDGAARLAGTTVHAGAGSTDPITWAVCTAETRGMLGGGTCGVSLPPDTVNARTTIDGPRAVADTWNIAVSRYGAVNRLRDPRGSTSTLRRDDSRFPGLVTEATDPTGFVQQYTYNDRGNPTSRWDLNAFAPGVSVVYSYAYGSTQWPDGVTAMFVPMGGSVQFTYDTRGNVLTREDYRGAVSRTSFNYGAAGTSASGLLVSVVHPNTLAGRTDFDSLQYDALGNVSDTRTASRIGAVTTIHSATHTLSDAIGRAAQVCVDTSIAVTPAQQCTSTTFDRMDRDSIVTVTAPLGAGTQTLTTRSRYDREGRLVWLQRQSSSPDASIGAITTQWQYDSAGRRIVETAPDNQVERTFYDPAGNVERVITRKSDTVSMTYGLANELLTRRLSAVRYTAVTDTAFDTFAFPWKPNSGTDYLIPVDTQQFTYDSAGRILTANNRDARVTRTYLPNGLLASERQILRAANAATIDTTKHNYLLSFRYDLNGRRTSVKLPSQLASAGQDSLLRVYHPYLDDLLSISDPLGNAYTYSYTVRSEPATLDFPGGYQEQWTYSAAGYDSLDVITNPSTANGRIGVSPVRSARSAFDARGFRRWRYDAAGFRDTAQFTYTGLGHLASSSMSQQGAIQGGSARVGSREKLTYDALGNMLTDSTTTFNSSRTGGSLNPGVSSASQSFAYSASYQANVGRITGQAGGTGGARTYTYDAAGNTQAYQRTDGSTSDSRFRERRLSYYAADGTLAAADYRWRSMTLDDDRRRVFETYRYDALGRRVSVRVDRECFLANDVGRDRLNCDMSTLRRTVWEDERELIELQVPVKVPTRSAEPDSVLDNDLFLPKYPRVLNAQDPNPFFGRLVYTYGLTLDQPVALTRYNYVDFFQGDSSIVFPPTTVSLMWTALGKVGVAACADGKAECSRTISLAGGGTRTANLQIGLPNMWFAYERPKYLPSAFSGTLLDDKQTATGTHYRRNRYYDPGAGRFTQEDPIGLAGGLNLYGFAGSNPANFSDPFGLFTCPPSCGGVFQEIGRRLAPVEGPLEVFGTLATLPLTVGGAAGGMSIEVLRLGQALRSGAAVGISRSALITEAIYEFTATTGKTYVGQSSNISLRLTQHVRSGKLAQSDMAAVRRVEVLGGKLAREVAEQRRINELGGITNLENKINPLGPKRRYLLER